In Clostridium thermosuccinogenes, the genomic stretch TCCTTTCTCGTCTACAGTCAGCATGCCTATTTTTTTTAGTATATGCTCAGCTCCCATGGAGGAAGTAATTATCAAAATGTAAGATGTATGCCTTTTTAGCCGGTTGCTTTTTCTGGCTATCACTTCGGGATATATATTAAAATACTTTTTGATATAGGTAAAAATCCTCCGGGCAAAGGCAGCATTTTCCGTCACTATCTTAATATTGGCTTCACCTTCACCCAAAAGCCTGACCGTGCCGCTTACCCTTACTACAGCCGCCAGCTCTGCCAGCAGGCAGCAATCCTTTTCCAGTTCTATTCTGCAAAGTTCGTTTTTCACATTTGACGAGAACGACAACGCCTGCACCTCCAACCAAACAACCGCCCCACCGATGCCTTGCCGCGGTCTATATTACCCTGCTTTTCAGCCTGTCTTTCACATAGTAATAGTCTATTATACGCTTTTTATCCTTTGCCAGAACTTTTTCTGCCACCATGTCGATAATTACGCTTGCCAGTTTGTTGGCATCATGTCTTACAAGATTGTTCCTTATGCTTACAAAATCCCCTTGAATTATACTGACTCCGGCCTTCTTGATTTTGGCATAATCCACCTTCACCAGCTCTGCCCCATCGTCCAGATAGTTCTTTTTCAAATCGTCAGGTATATCCGCTGTATTTACAATGCAGTAATCCACTATTCCGGCAAAGGAATGGTCTTCAATAGCCTTTATATGGTCGTATACGGTATATCCTTCCGTTTCTCCGGGCTGGGTCATGACATTGCATACATATATCTTTACCGCCTTGGATTTCTTTATCACATCGCACACACCGTCAACCAACAGATTGGGTATAATGCTGGTATAAAGACTTCCCGGGCCAAGAATCACCAAATCGGCTTCCATTATGGCATCGAGGGCATCCTGCAGCGCCTTCGCATTCTCAGGCTCCAAATACACCCTTTTTATCCTTCCGGGATGGGTGGTATTGTGCTTGCCAATTTTAGACTCACCCCGGATTATATATCCATCTTCCAGTTCGGCACATAGATTTACGTCATCCAAGGTCACAGGGAGCACATTTCCTGTAACTGCAAGGACATCGCTCATTTTGCGCACAGCTTCTTCAAAACTGTCGGAAATGTTATTCATAGCTGCAAGAAAGAGATTGCCAAAGCTCTGGCCTTTTAGTATTCCATCTTCAAAGCGATACTGAAGCAGCTTTTCCATTATGGGCTCCGTATCCGCCAGGGCGAGCACGCAATTTCGTATATCCCCCGGGGGAAGCATTCCAAGATCCTGCCTTAAAATACCGGAGCCTCCGCCGTCATCTGCAACGGTAACAATTGCGGTTATATTGGAGCTGTATGCCTTAAGTCCCCTGAGCATGGTTGAAAGTCCGGTGCCGCCGCCGATGGCAACAATTTTAGGTCCCTTGATGAGTATCCGCTTCTCATACAAAAGGTCACTGAGCCGGTCGGCATCTAAAGATACCCTGAAACCACCGCCATAGGAAATTATTTTGATAAAAGCCTTTGTAGCATATTTGATGGAAAAGAATATATCAATACATCCGGATATTATAAGTATGACGGAAAGCACTATTTTCTCTATACTGGGATATATCTCTGTTATCAGAAACGATAATCCGACGCTGATGCATGCAATACCTGCCACGCCCAGCGCAATCCATCTTTTCAGCTTTATACCCGGCCTGAACCACTCAATCAACCTCATTTAACAGCACCCCTGCCGTCCTTTTCAATATCTCTGTGGTCTATTACAACGCTGTGCTGTCTCTCCAACAGCATATTATAAACCTTGTCCCCGATGGCCACCGACCTGTGTCTTCCTCCGGTGCATCCAATGCCGATAACCAACTGGGATTTTCCTTCTTTGATATAATTTGGTATCAAGAATTCCAGCATATCTATCAACTTGGCCAAAAATGTTTCTGTTTCACTGCATTCCAATACGTAACGTTTTACGGCTTCATTTTTTCCTGTGAGCTTTTTCATGGATGGTATATAATATGGGTTGGGTATAAATCTGACATCAAATACGAGATCGCAGTCAATGGGTATTCCATATTTAAAACCAAAGGTTATAATGCTGATGATTATACCTTTAAAGCTCTTTCCCTGGGAAAAAATACTGAATATTTCGTCCTTCAGCTGCCTCGTAGTAAGATTGGAAGTATCTATTACATGGTCAGCCCTGTCTTTAATTTCCTGCAGTATTCTCCGCTCTTCTCTTATGCCTTTGATGACTCTGCCCTCAGGGGCAAGGGGGTGACTTCTTCTGGTCTCCTTGTACCGCTTTATCAACACTTCGTCCGAAGCTTCAAGGAACAGCAGCTCGTAGGCAAAACCCGCCTCATTCAACGCCTGAAGCCCAGGAAACAAGTCCTTTAAAAGTGCGCCACCCCGGACATCTATAACCAGGGCTACTTTGTCAATGCTCTCACTGCTTTTGCTGCATATTTCTGCAAATTTGGGGAGCAATGCCGGTGGCAGGTTGTCGACGCAAAAATATCCCAGATCCTCCAGATACTTTACCACCTGGCTTTTACCGGCTCCCGATACTCCAGATATTATTACAAATCTCATTTAAATCACTCTTCTCCAATTATTTTGACTTCTGTTTGCAGATCCACTCCAAACCTGTCTTTCACCGTGTATTGTATATGTTTTATGAGATTGATGATGTCCTCGGCTTTTGCATTATCTATATTTACAATAAATCCGCAGTGCTTTGTGGAAACCTCCGCTCCTCCGATTCTGTATCCCCTTAATCCGCAATCCTGTACTAGCTTTCCGGTGTAATAACCTTCCGGACGCTTAAAGACACTTCCTGCACTGGGCAATTCCAATGGCTGTGTTTCCTTGCGCCTTCTTTTAAATTCATCCATGAGAGCTTTTATCTCGTCGACAGAACCCTTTTTAAGCCTGAGCTCAGTCTTTAGAACTACTCCGCCTCTCGTCTGGATAAAGCTGGTCCTCTTGCCAAATTGATGCTCACTTCCGCACACCGTTCGGATGTCTCCGTTCATATCCATGTATTCTGTTCTTTCTGCCACATCTCTGATCTCACCGTTATACGCTCCCGCATTCATAGCTATTGCACCGCCCAGCGTGCCGGGTATTCCCTCGGCAAACTCAAGACCGGTCAGACCATGTTCCATTGCAATCCTGGAGAGCTTTGAGATCAATATTCCTGCTTCGGCTTCGATGACATCACCTTTGACCGTGTAACGGCTAAAATTGTCCAGCAGTTTTATTACTACTCCTCTTATCCCTTTATCCCTAACTACAAGGTTCGTACCATTCCCCATTATGAAGAACGGAACCCCCTCGTTCTTCAGCAACTTGACTATTCGGCAAACATCTGCCGTATTCTTTGGGGTAACTAATATATCCGCAGGCCCTCCTACCTTAAAGGAGGTATGATTTTTCATCGGTTCGTCAACAAATACATTTTCAGTTCCGGCAATTTCCCCCAATGCTCCAGCAATATAATTTTTGTCCAATATATCCAGCTCCCTCGGAAATAATCATTGATTAAGATTGTAATATCCGCAGCATGCAGATACTTTCACAAGCAAAATGCAAAATCTCCTGTTTTCATTATATTATATTATAAATTATAATAGGCATAGTAATAAAATAATAATCTGCATGATACCAGCAAAAGGAGTTTGAATAAAGCCCCCTTCATCAGGTCATTTATGGCTGATATTGATCATCTAACACCGATGCCCAGCCTTTTCTTTCTCTCCATCAAAAACTCCTCCATCTTTTCGGTTGAGGTATTGAGGACAAGCTCTTCCGGCATATCGACATCCTCAAGAATCTTACAAACTTTTTCAAAGACTCCCACATCAAAGCTTATATGAGCATCGCTTCCGCAAACCACTCTCACACCATTTTCCTTGCACCGGTAGGCAAATTCTCTGCAGTTTTCCTCGCATCCCTTTCTCACTCTAAAGGAAGCATTGTTTATCTCTATTAATTTGCCGTTTTCCTTTGCAGCTTCAACCACCTTTTGAATATCAACCTGAAAAGCAGGGTTCCCAGGATGGGCTACCACATCGACATAGGGATTTTTCAGAGCATTTATCAGCGCATTGGTGTGCTGCTCAACCGTAGCGGGAGTTATGCAAACATCATGAAGGCTCGCTATGACAAATTCAAGCCTTGCCAGATATTCATCCGGCATATCCAGCTTCCCGGAATAATCAATTATGTTGGCTTCCACTCCTCTGATAATTCGAACTCCATATAATTCCTTGGGAATTACCTTGAGGTTTGCAAAATGATATAACTGCGGTGCTCCCAGCATCGCCGGTCCGTGATCGGTGACTGCAAACATCTTTATTCCGTTATTCGAAGCTTCCTTCGCCATTTCCTGCACTGTACTGTAAGCATGTCCGCTGGATATTGTATGCGTATGTGTATCAACAACTAATTTCACCGGCTGCAATCCTCCTATATAATGCAAAGTCATGTTCATGTTTACTACAGATTTTCAGATCCCTTGCTTATCTCCTTCATAAATCTTTCGTTAAGCACCTTCGCTGCATTGTAACCCATATTCTTCTGCCTGTTGTTCATGGCAGCCACTTCCATAATTATCGCCAGATTTCTTCCCGGTCTTACGGGAATAGTCAAAGAAGGCACCTTTATACCGAGTATGTCCGTATATTCATCCACCAAACCCAGCCTGTCATAGTTTTTATTAACATCCCACAGCTCCAGGTGAACTACAAGGTCGATGTTTTCTGTCATTTTTACGGACCCTACGCCGTATAGGTTCTTTACATCCAGTATGCCTATGCCCCTTATCTCTATAAAATGCCTGATTATATCCGGGGCTGTGCCAACCAATGTCTTGTCCGACACTCTTCTCACTTCCACCGCATCATCAGCTACAAGACGGTGGCCTCTTTTAACCAGTTCAAGAGCCGTTTCGCTCTTGCCGACTCCGCTTTCACCCAGCATCAAAATTCCTTCGCCGTAAACTTCCACCAGCACTCCATGCATCGTTGTCCTCGGGGCCAGCTGCACATTCAGATACCTTATCAGCCCTGACAAAAATTTGGATGTCACATCATTGGATCTCAAAACCGGAATATCATAACGCTTTGATACTTCCAGCATCTCAGGAAAAATATCCAGTCCCCTGGCTACTACCATGCACGGAAAACCGCATTTGAAAAAATTATCGAGTCTGCTTAAGCGCTCTTCCGGCGTAAGACTTGCCAGATATTCCGTCTCACCCTTGCCAATAATCTGAATCCTGTCGTTTCCGAAATATTCCAGATAGCCAAACAATTGCAAACCCGGCCGGTTTATATCGGAAGTCGTAATCTGTATATCATCAACCCTGTGGCAGTCACTTACATCCTCCAACTGAAACTCATCCATTATCTCCCTAAGACTAACAGAAAACACCCAAAGCACCCCCTGACACAAATATTGTAAATATTATAACCTAAAAAAATATATAAATCCATTAGTTAAATCTACAAATATGCTTCTTCCGTGCATGCAAAAAACCATCTAACCGAAGTTAGATGGTTTTGGAGCGGGTGAAGGGAATCGAACCCTCACAATCAGCTTGGAAGGCTGATGTTCTACCATTGAACTACACCCGCATACTGGAAAATATATACTGTATTCCAGAAAGCTTAAATTAAATTTTATACTTCATTGATAAATTTCAAATTGCCTGTGCTAAATACCGGCAGCTTCATTTCCAAAACCTACACTGTAAATAAATTCACCTGACATTTAATAGCTGCCTTAAGCACATAGCATTTATAAAAATATTGGAGCGGGTTACGAGATTTGAACTCGCGACTTTCACCTTGGCAAGGTGACACTCTACCACTGAGTTAAACCCGCATCTTCAACACGCAAGAGTTATTATACATGCTATCCTGAGCTTTGTCAAGAAATAAGTTTAGGGAATTTTAAGGAAATCCATACAGTTTAATTGAAAAAGTTATTTCCACCCCATCCGATTTATATATTGGCACTGTCTTCTTAACAAGGGACATATCAGATAGCCAAAGGGAATTTTACTCTTCATTTCACCGGAAATTCATAAAGCCTCTCATACAGATTCAACTGTAAAGGAAAAACCATATTGCAATCCCGGAATGATGGAATTCAGACAGCCGAAAAGGTGTATGATTTTTATTTAACTTAAGGCTCAAAAATCAAAGTGATTCCGGCTTAAGTTTACACTCCGGAATCACTTTATCACACCAAATTCATTGAATATTCACTTTGTTACTCCTTCGATGCCACCTTCGCCCAGGTGTCTTTCAAAGCAGCAATGCGGTTGAATACCAGCTTTCCGTCAGTGGAATCAGGGTCCACACAGAAGTAACCCATCCTTAAGAACTGGAACCGGTCCCCAGGTTTCGCACCTGCCAGATTGGGTTCAACCTTGCAGGAATGCAGCACTTCCAGGGAGTTGGGGTTGAGATTGGATATGAAGTCCATGCCTTCCTTTTCCTCTCCCGGGTTTGGATTGGCAAACAGGTTGTCATACAGGCGGACTTCCACATCAATTGCATGCTCTGCAGAAACCCAGTGCAATGTGCCTTTAACCTTGCGTCCGTCCGGAGAATTTCCGCCTCTGGACAGGGGATCATAAGTACAATGCAGCTCCACTATTTCACCGGTGCTTTCATCTTTTACAACCCTTTCACACTTTATGAAGTAAGCATTTTTAAGCCTTACCTCCTGTCCCGGAGCAAGCCTGAAAAATTTCTTGGGCGGATTTTCCATAAAGTCATCCTTTTCAATGTATATGACCTTGGAAAAGGGGACTTTCCTCGTACCCATGCCAGGGTTTTCCGGATTTATTTCCACATCAAACTCTTCTACCTGGCCGTCCGGATAATTGTCAATAACTACTTTCAAAGGACGGAGTACTGCCATTACACGGGGCGCTCTTGCGTTCAGGTCCTCCCGGATGCAATGCTCCAGCAGGGCAAAATCCACCGTGCTGTTGCTTTTTGCCACACCGATGCGCTCGCAGAAATCCCTTATGGCTTCAGGGGTATACCCTCTCCTTCTAAGTCCTGATATGGTGGGCATTCTTGGGTCGTCCCAGCCTGACACATAACCTTCTTTCACCAGCCTCAGCAGCTTTCTCTTGCTCATCACCGTATAAGTGAGGTTAAGCCTTGCAAATTCAATCTGCCTCGGGCGGTTTTTCAGGTTCAGTGCTTCAAGGAACCAGTCGTATAAAGGTCTGTGGTCTTCAAACTCCAGGGTGCATATGGAGTGGGTGATGCCCTCCAGATAATCCGACAAGGGATGGGCAAAATCGTACATGGGGTATATGCACCATTTGTTTCCGGTTCTGTGGTGGTGAGCCCTAAGTATGCGATACATTACAGGGTCTCTCATATTGAGGTTGGGCGAAGCCATATCTATTTTTGCCCTTAAAACCCTCGATCCATCCTCAAACTCTCCTGCTTTCATGCGGTAGAAAAGATCAAGGTTTTCTTCCACACTCCTGTTCCTGTAAGGGCTTTCCCGGCCTGGTTCGGTCAGCGTTCCGCGGTATTCCCTTATCTCATCGGCCGTCAAATCGCAAACATATGCCTTGCCCATCTTTATAAGCTCAACGGCAAAATCAAACAGCTGGTCGAAATAATCGGAAGCATAGTACATTCTGTCTTCCCAGTCAAATCCAAGCCACTTGATATCTTCCTGGATGGATTCCACATACTCGGTGTCTTCCTTGCTCGGGTTGGTATCATCGAACCTGAGATTGCAAAGCCCGCCATTTCTCGCTGCCAGTCCGAAATCAATGCATATGGCCTTGGCATGCCCTATATGCAGGTAACCGTTCGGCTCCGGTGGAAATCTCGTATGCACCTTGTTATACCTGCCGGATTTTAAATCTTCATCTATTATATCCTGAATAAAATTGGAATAACCTGGAACTTCTTTGTTCTCAACAGTTGATTCGGGATTTTTTCTTTCAGGATTGTTGCATTCTGCAGTATTACTCATTGTCCTTTACTCCTCCTTGTACATATACATCGGCATATTCCTACATATACATCGGTATATTCCCATATTCACATCACTACAACTGAAACTATTCCACGCCTAAGCAGATAATTTCTCAATGCCGATTTTAATTCTCCTTATCGTCTCTTCCTTCCCAAGGATATCGGCAATCTCTATAGCACCTCCGGGCGTTACCAGCTTTCCTGATATGGCTATTCTTATCGGCCACAACATCTGGCTGTTCTTTATGCCCATCTTTTCCACCAGCTTCAGCAATTCATCGTGTATCGTCTGCTCATTCCAATCTTCAATTGCTTCAAGAACAGGCACTGCAGCTTTAAGGCTTTCCAGAGAGTTTTCCAGATTGGTCTTCGACTTTTTGTGGACATACAGCTCCTTGTCATAATCCGGCAATGCATCAATAAAATCGACGGTTTCAGGTATGGTCTTGAGAACTTCTGTCCTTACCTGCAGCAGCTTGCTTATCTTCATAAAATCAATGTTCTTATTGGCTATAGCCTTTTCATAATAAGGCTTTGCCAGATTATTAAATTCCTCAAGGCTTAATTTTCTTATATATTCGCCGTTAAACCAGTTGAGCTTTGCAAAATCAAAAGCCGCCGGCGATTTGCTGATGCCATCTATGTTGAATACTTTTTCTAACTCTTGGAGAGAGAATATTTCCTGGTTGGTCCCAGGACTCCAACCTAAAAGAGCCACATAGTTGACTATGGCTTCCGGCAGATACCCCATTTCCATCAAATCCTCAAAGGAGGCATCTCCTGCCCGTTTGCTAATCTTTGCTCCATCCGTCTTTGTTATCAAGGGAAGGTGTACATAAGTAGGTATCTCCCATCCGAAGGCCTTATACAGCAAATTATATTTCGGAGTGGATGAAAGGTATTCCGAACCTCTGACAACATGGGTTATTCTCATCAGATGGTCATCTATCACGTTGGCAAAATTGTAAGTCGGCAGGCCATCGGATTTAATCAGTATCTGATCCTCCAGCTCGCTGTTGTCCACAGTGATGGTTCCATATACCGCGTCCTCAAAGGTAGTCACACCGGATTGAGGCATTTTCTGCCGTATAACAAAAGGCTCCCCGGCAGCAAGCTTTCTTTCAACTTCTTCCTTGCTAAGGCTTAGGCAGTGACGGTCATATCTGCATGTCATTCCCGCCGCTTCCTGCTCCTCCCTAAGCTTGGCCAGCCTCTCCTTGGTGCAGAAGCAGTAATATGCATCTCCCTGCTCCACCAGCTTTTTTGCATAGGGCATGTATGTATCCTTCCGCTGGCTTTGCACATAAGGTCCGTATTCTCCGCCTATATCCGGCCCCTCATCATGCTTTAATCCTACCAGCTTGAGAGTTCTGTATATTAAGTCGACAGCTCCTTCCACATACCTTTCCTGATCGGTATCTTCGATCCTAAGGATGAACTTCCCATTGTTCGACTTTGCTATAAGGTACTCATAAAGAGCAGTCCTTAAGTTTCCAATATGCATGTAACCTGTAGGACTTGGCGCATATCTCGTCCTTACTTCCACTGCCATAAGTAATCTCCTTCTTTCTGCTAATATGTAATATTAAAATCATCATAATATATAACACTTAATAAAATAAGCTTGATACTAATAAAGCGTGATATCAAGAAACTCTTTTTGCAAATAAGTCTGATATCAGAACTTCATAATAAAATATTTTGCTCTTTCCAAGGATGCCCTGCTTTTTCTAGAGCCTGCAAAAGCTTGTCCGCACTCTCTCCCATCCAATTTAGGAGCCATATATTCAGATAAATAATATTTTAATTTATATTATAACAAATTGCCATAGTTTTTTGCATTAAATTGCTCTTGGAACAGCATGCTTTTGCAGGATGATAGTCCATACCCTTAAGGCTGAGTTTCGCTATTGGCGTTAAGATATATTGCCAGTGCCAAATACCCATGCAAAAAACAGGCGGTATTTTTCAAACCGCCTGCTTTTATTTTATAATCACTATGTCTATCCTTCTGTTTTTCTGCCGGTTGGCCTCGGTATCATTGGGTGCCACCGGTCTGAATTCCGCATTGCCTGTAGGCGTTACTTTTGCCGGGTCCACACCGCAATTGGCTATCAGGAATTTCACCACATTGGTAGCTCTCTTGGTGGATAGCTCCCAGTTGGAAGGAAACTGAGGGGTATTTATAGGAAGACTGTCCGTATGGCCTTGTATCAATATTTCATTATCCAGCTTTGCCAGGAAATCTCCCAGTTTTTTAAGTACTTCCTCACCAGAGCTTTTTATGTCTGCTTTTCCCGAATCAAACAGGATGAGGGAATTAAACCTCAGCGTAACTTCTGTCGTTTCTTCGATAACACTGATATATTCATCCAACCCCAGGTCGCTTATTGCCTTGTCAACATTGATTTTAAACTCCTCCAGGGTCATGTCCTCGCCCACTGAAGCGTTGCTGGTTACTGAATCCTGCCCGCCCACAGCATTGTAATCAGCTATAAGGCTTACCAACGACTGCCCGTTGTTTTTCGTATAGATTTCCCCTTTGCTCATTTCCAGATAGCTGCTTTGCATTGATCTTGCGAATTGCTCAAATTTTGCTCTGTCAACCGTCGCAAAGGAAAATAGCAGCACGAAAAGGCACAAGAGGTTTGTCACAAGATCGCTGTATGTTGTCAGCCAATTGCCGGCTTCTACGCCGGAACCATCGGTCCTTTTTCTCAGACGTCTCATCTTTCACCTCATCCTAACGTTGAACTAAAATTCGGTTGAGCCTTTTCTTCCCTTTCATCACGTTCCTGGGTTAACTCATCATAACGCCGCTTTTGCTCGGGCGAAAGGAAAGTCTTGAGTTTTTGCTCCATTATCCTCGGGTTCTCACCAGCTTGTATGGATAGAATACCTTCTACTATCAACCTTTTTTCATGCAGCTCTTCCTCGCTCTTTATCGCAAGCTTGTTGGCAATGGGCAAAGCGATCAGGTTTGCCAGCACGCTGCCGTAAAAGGTGGTTATCAGGGCAGTCGACATTGCAGGCCCAAGAGAATCGGGATCATCCAAAGATTTTAGCATTACGACAAGCCCGACCAAGGTACCTATCATACCCCATGCAGGAAACATCGCACCCAAAGTTTTATACATTCCCTGCCCTCTTTTATGACGGGCTTCTATGCTTTCCAGCTCCAAATCCATGGTTTCAATTATTACATCGGGCTCTACTCCATCGACTACAAGCTGTATAGATTGCCTCATAAACTCATCATTAATATTTTCCATTTCTGCTTCCAGTGAAAGCAGACCTTCACGCCTAGCTTTATGGGAAAGGTCAACCAAGGTCTTTACTGTCTTTTCCAACTCAATACCCTTGTCCCTAAAAGCTTTTGCTGTAACCTTCAAGATCTGAATAGCTTCAGCAGGACGATAGCTCGTCAAGGTGGAAGAAACAGCTCCTCCTATTGTGATGAGAATAGATTTTAAATCCCAGTAAGCTGAAGGTTTACCACCTAAAAACATAGGAACAATAATACATGCTGTACCAAAAATAAGACCTAATAAAGTAGTTTTATCCATTGCAATCCCCTAATCTATCAGTTTTTATTGAGCTACCGCATAAATTTTGGCAGCTTCAAGTGTCTCATTATTTTATTCGGCATTACCATTAAAATATATTAGCTTTTTATTAAACTCAAAAAATATGTAATTACGCTTTTTTTCATAAGTAAATTGAAATATGCCCGTATTGCTTGATTTCGCTAAATATGTAAATGTTGCTTTTAATTCAGAAATGAACAATGATACCTTAAATTATTTGATTTCATAATAATTGCGCAATGTTTCTTTTAAATATAAATGAGTAAAAATCAGAAATGTGTAAAGATATCCTTGAACTACTTGACTTTTAAACACGTAACATTGCTCTTTATTTGGAAATAAGAACGGTATGCT encodes the following:
- a CDS encoding gluconeogenesis factor YvcK family protein; its protein translation is MRLIEWFRPGIKLKRWIALGVAGIACISVGLSFLITEIYPSIEKIVLSVILIISGCIDIFFSIKYATKAFIKIISYGGGFRVSLDADRLSDLLYEKRILIKGPKIVAIGGGTGLSTMLRGLKAYSSNITAIVTVADDGGGSGILRQDLGMLPPGDIRNCVLALADTEPIMEKLLQYRFEDGILKGQSFGNLFLAAMNNISDSFEEAVRKMSDVLAVTGNVLPVTLDDVNLCAELEDGYIIRGESKIGKHNTTHPGRIKRVYLEPENAKALQDALDAIMEADLVILGPGSLYTSIIPNLLVDGVCDVIKKSKAVKIYVCNVMTQPGETEGYTVYDHIKAIEDHSFAGIVDYCIVNTADIPDDLKKNYLDDGAELVKVDYAKIKKAGVSIIQGDFVSIRNNLVRHDANKLASVIIDMVAEKVLAKDKKRIIDYYYVKDRLKSRVI
- the rapZ gene encoding RNase adapter RapZ; translation: MRFVIISGVSGAGKSQVVKYLEDLGYFCVDNLPPALLPKFAEICSKSSESIDKVALVIDVRGGALLKDLFPGLQALNEAGFAYELLFLEASDEVLIKRYKETRRSHPLAPEGRVIKGIREERRILQEIKDRADHVIDTSNLTTRQLKDEIFSIFSQGKSFKGIIISIITFGFKYGIPIDCDLVFDVRFIPNPYYIPSMKKLTGKNEAVKRYVLECSETETFLAKLIDMLEFLIPNYIKEGKSQLVIGIGCTGGRHRSVAIGDKVYNMLLERQHSVVIDHRDIEKDGRGAVK
- the murB gene encoding UDP-N-acetylmuramate dehydrogenase, whose translation is MDKNYIAGALGEIAGTENVFVDEPMKNHTSFKVGGPADILVTPKNTADVCRIVKLLKNEGVPFFIMGNGTNLVVRDKGIRGVVIKLLDNFSRYTVKGDVIEAEAGILISKLSRIAMEHGLTGLEFAEGIPGTLGGAIAMNAGAYNGEIRDVAERTEYMDMNGDIRTVCGSEHQFGKRTSFIQTRGGVVLKTELRLKKGSVDEIKALMDEFKRRRKETQPLELPSAGSVFKRPEGYYTGKLVQDCGLRGYRIGGAEVSTKHCGFIVNIDNAKAEDIINLIKHIQYTVKDRFGVDLQTEVKIIGEE
- a CDS encoding phosphatase; the protein is MKLVVDTHTHTISSGHAYSTVQEMAKEASNNGIKMFAVTDHGPAMLGAPQLYHFANLKVIPKELYGVRIIRGVEANIIDYSGKLDMPDEYLARLEFVIASLHDVCITPATVEQHTNALINALKNPYVDVVAHPGNPAFQVDIQKVVEAAKENGKLIEINNASFRVRKGCEENCREFAYRCKENGVRVVCGSDAHISFDVGVFEKVCKILEDVDMPEELVLNTSTEKMEEFLMERKKRLGIGVR
- the hprK gene encoding HPr(Ser) kinase/phosphatase, which gives rise to MFSVSLREIMDEFQLEDVSDCHRVDDIQITTSDINRPGLQLFGYLEYFGNDRIQIIGKGETEYLASLTPEERLSRLDNFFKCGFPCMVVARGLDIFPEMLEVSKRYDIPVLRSNDVTSKFLSGLIRYLNVQLAPRTTMHGVLVEVYGEGILMLGESGVGKSETALELVKRGHRLVADDAVEVRRVSDKTLVGTAPDIIRHFIEIRGIGILDVKNLYGVGSVKMTENIDLVVHLELWDVNKNYDRLGLVDEYTDILGIKVPSLTIPVRPGRNLAIIMEVAAMNNRQKNMGYNAAKVLNERFMKEISKGSENL
- a CDS encoding glutamine--tRNA ligase/YqeY domain fusion protein, coding for MSNTAECNNPERKNPESTVENKEVPGYSNFIQDIIDEDLKSGRYNKVHTRFPPEPNGYLHIGHAKAICIDFGLAARNGGLCNLRFDDTNPSKEDTEYVESIQEDIKWLGFDWEDRMYYASDYFDQLFDFAVELIKMGKAYVCDLTADEIREYRGTLTEPGRESPYRNRSVEENLDLFYRMKAGEFEDGSRVLRAKIDMASPNLNMRDPVMYRILRAHHHRTGNKWCIYPMYDFAHPLSDYLEGITHSICTLEFEDHRPLYDWFLEALNLKNRPRQIEFARLNLTYTVMSKRKLLRLVKEGYVSGWDDPRMPTISGLRRRGYTPEAIRDFCERIGVAKSNSTVDFALLEHCIREDLNARAPRVMAVLRPLKVVIDNYPDGQVEEFDVEINPENPGMGTRKVPFSKVIYIEKDDFMENPPKKFFRLAPGQEVRLKNAYFIKCERVVKDESTGEIVELHCTYDPLSRGGNSPDGRKVKGTLHWVSAEHAIDVEVRLYDNLFANPNPGEEKEGMDFISNLNPNSLEVLHSCKVEPNLAGAKPGDRFQFLRMGYFCVDPDSTDGKLVFNRIAALKDTWAKVASKE
- the gltX gene encoding glutamate--tRNA ligase; translation: MAVEVRTRYAPSPTGYMHIGNLRTALYEYLIAKSNNGKFILRIEDTDQERYVEGAVDLIYRTLKLVGLKHDEGPDIGGEYGPYVQSQRKDTYMPYAKKLVEQGDAYYCFCTKERLAKLREEQEAAGMTCRYDRHCLSLSKEEVERKLAAGEPFVIRQKMPQSGVTTFEDAVYGTITVDNSELEDQILIKSDGLPTYNFANVIDDHLMRITHVVRGSEYLSSTPKYNLLYKAFGWEIPTYVHLPLITKTDGAKISKRAGDASFEDLMEMGYLPEAIVNYVALLGWSPGTNQEIFSLQELEKVFNIDGISKSPAAFDFAKLNWFNGEYIRKLSLEEFNNLAKPYYEKAIANKNIDFMKISKLLQVRTEVLKTIPETVDFIDALPDYDKELYVHKKSKTNLENSLESLKAAVPVLEAIEDWNEQTIHDELLKLVEKMGIKNSQMLWPIRIAISGKLVTPGGAIEIADILGKEETIRRIKIGIEKLSA
- a CDS encoding OmpA/MotB family protein, producing MRRLRKRTDGSGVEAGNWLTTYSDLVTNLLCLFVLLFSFATVDRAKFEQFARSMQSSYLEMSKGEIYTKNNGQSLVSLIADYNAVGGQDSVTSNASVGEDMTLEEFKINVDKAISDLGLDEYISVIEETTEVTLRFNSLILFDSGKADIKSSGEEVLKKLGDFLAKLDNEILIQGHTDSLPINTPQFPSNWELSTKRATNVVKFLIANCGVDPAKVTPTGNAEFRPVAPNDTEANRQKNRRIDIVIIK
- a CDS encoding motility protein A, whose translation is MDKTTLLGLIFGTACIIVPMFLGGKPSAYWDLKSILITIGGAVSSTLTSYRPAEAIQILKVTAKAFRDKGIELEKTVKTLVDLSHKARREGLLSLEAEMENINDEFMRQSIQLVVDGVEPDVIIETMDLELESIEARHKRGQGMYKTLGAMFPAWGMIGTLVGLVVMLKSLDDPDSLGPAMSTALITTFYGSVLANLIALPIANKLAIKSEEELHEKRLIVEGILSIQAGENPRIMEQKLKTFLSPEQKRRYDELTQERDEREEKAQPNFSSTLG